The following is a genomic window from Chania multitudinisentens RB-25.
GGTGGGTTCCTGGGAGCCCCTAGCGCTTTACCTGCTGGCGTGCTGGAAGGTTCTGAACCACAGCCCACCATCAGCAGCACACCGGTTGTTGCAGTTCCCCAGGTTACGGCCAGTGCAAACGGCAATCTTGTCGTTCAGGTTGGTGCGTTGAGCAACGCCGAACGTGCGCAAAGCTGGCAACAGCAACTCAGTCAGCAATTTGGCGTTCCTGGTAAAGTTTCGACCAGTGGTAACGTCTACCGCGTGCAGTTAGGCCCATTTAGCGATCGCCAGCAGGCGATACAGCTTCAACAGCGCCTGGCTAACGAAGCGCAACAACAATCTTTTATCACTGCTGCACCTTAAAACATGAGGCCCGGTCAGCAAACACAGCTTGTCAGCGATTTTTTGGCTGAAACATTTTCTTTCAGCTAAGTGTGTGTAAACCACTGTCAAGCGGGCGAATGCTTAATGCCTGCCGGAGCCTCATCTGCTATAGTGTGGCTCGTTTTTAACTTACTTTCACGGATGTTGTCGTTCCGATCATGAAACATGTCACCCCTTTCCGCTTAGTCAAGAGCCTAATGCTCGGCACCGTCATTGCGATCAGCACAGCGCCAGTTGCCTATGCTGATGACGTTAATATCAAAACCATGATCCCGGGTGTCCCGCAGATTGACGCGGAATCCTACATCCTGATTGATTACAATTCCGGTAAAGTGCTGGCAGAATCTAACGCTGATGCCCGCCGCGATCCCGCCAGCCTGACCAAAATGATGACCAGCTATGTCATCGGCCAAGCGCTTAAGTCCGGCAAGATTGGTCAGGATGATCTAGTCACCATCGGCCAGGATGCCTGGGCAACCGGTAACCCGGTGTTTAAAGGTTCCTCGCTGATGTTTCTGAAACCCGGCGATCGCGTGCCGGTGTCTAAACTAACGCGTGGCATCAATCTACAGTCCGGCAATGATGCCTGTGTGGCCATGGCTGATTACGTGGCTGGCAGCCAGGATGCCTTCGTCAATCTGATGAACACCTACGTCAAGCAGTTCGGCCTGCAAAATACCCACTTCCAGACCGTGCATGGCCTAGATGCAGAAGGCCAGTTCAGCTCGGCGCGTGATATGGCGCTGATCGGCCAAGCGCTGATCCGTGATGTTCCAGATGAATACGCCATCTACAAAGAAAAAGAATTCACGTTCAACAATATCCGCCAGATGAACCGTAACGGCCTGCTGTGGGATACCAGCCTGAACGTTGACGGTATCAAAACCGGCCATACTGATGCCGCAGGCTACAACCTGGTGGCCTCCGCTACCGAAGGCCAAATGCGGCTGATTTCCGCCGTGTTGGGTGGCCGCACCTTCAAAGGCCGTGAAACTGAAAGTAAAAAGTTGCTGACCTGGGGTTTCCGTTTCTTCGAAACGGTCGCACCGTTGAAAGCCGGTAAAGAATTTGCCTCAGAACCCGTCTGGTTTGGCGATGCCGACCGTGTCGAACTGGGGGTAGATAAAGATGTTTATCTGACTATCCCACGCGGCCGGATGAAAGACCTGAAAGCCAGCTACGTGCTGAACACCCCGGAAATCCATGCGCCGCTGGCCAAAAACCAGGTTGTTGGCAGCATCAATTTCCAACTGGATGGCAAAACCATCGATCAACGCCCTCTGGTGGTACTGAACGAAGTGAAAGAAGGTGGTTTCTTCAGCCGCATCGTGGATTACATCAAGCTGATGTTCCACCACTGGTTTGGCTAAACCTTGATACGGGGGATTTAAACCCCATATTATGATTAACACTCACTCCCGCTTTTGCGGGAGTTATAATTTATAGATTAGCTATAACCTAATAGCCGCACTTTGGAGCGCATTCACATGCAAAAAACTAAACTGAACGAACTGCTCGAATTCCCTTGTTCATTTACCTACAAGGTAATGGGCCTGGCACAACCCGAGCTGGTAGACCAGGTGGTTGAAGTGGTGCAGCGCCATGCTCCAGGGGATTACAACCCGCAGGTTAAGCCGAGCAGCAAAGGGAATTACCACTCCGTTTCCATCACGATTACCGCCACCCATATCGACCAGGTGGAAACGTTGTATGAAGAGTTGGGCAATATTGAGATTGTCCGCATGGTGCTGTAATTTCAGCATAAAATCCCACTGGCACCTCCTGCTCGGGTTGTGCCGTGGTGCTGAGGATAAATGCTGGTCGCGAGCCTGAGCGCTCGGTATAATGGCCTTCTCACTTCTGTAACCTGACGATGACTCGTTTGCAACATAATAAGATCATTTTGCGTCAGCTGGGGTTGCAGCCCTATGAGCCTGTATCCCAAGCCATGCACAACTTCACCAATCATCGCACCGCTATTACGCCCGATGAGCTGTGGCTGGTGCAGCATCAGCCCGTGTTTACCCAAGGGCAGGCAGGCAAAGCGGAACACGTTCTCATGCCAGGAGATATCCCGGTGGTTCAGAGCGATCGCGGTGGCCAGGTAACCTACCATGGCCCTGGCCAGCAGGTGCTGTACGTGATGGTAGATCTGAAACGCAACAACGTTGGTGTACGCCAGTTGGTCACCGCGCTAGAAGATACGGTGATCAATACCCTCGCTCATTTTAAAATAGCATCGCGGGCGCGCCCGGATGCACCCGGCGTTTATGTGGGGGAACAAAAGATTTGTTCGCTGGGCTTGCGCATCCGCAAAGGCTGTTCATTTCATGGTCTGGCACTGAACGTTGCCATGGATCTGACTCCGTTTCAGCAAATCAACCCCTGCGGCTATGCCGGTATGCAGATGACCCAGATCAGCGCGCTGCTGCCTGGTATCAGCATAGAAGACGTTCATCCCACCCTGGTACAGGAATTTGTTCATTTGCTTGGCTACCAGACGGCCGAGCTTTGTCACTGGAACCTGCACGATTATGAGTAAACCAATTCAGATGGAACGCGGCGTCAAATACCGCGATGCAGACAAAATGGCGTTGATCCCGGTAAAAACGGTGGTCAGCGAACGGCAGGAACTGTTACGCAAACCTGAGTGGATGAAGATCAAACTCCCTGCCGACTCCACCCGTATTCAGGGTATTAAAGCCGCAATGCGTAAAAACGGCCTGCATTCGGTGTGCGAAGAGGCTTCATGCCCTAACCTGTCTGAATGCTTTAACCATGGGACGGCAACCTTTATGATTTTGGGTGCCATTTGTACCCGCCGTTGCCCATTCTGCGACGTAGCCCATGGCCGCCCGGTAGCTCCCGATGCCAACGAGCCGGAAAAACTGGCGCAGACCATTGCCGATATGGCGTTGCGTTATGTCGTCATTACTTCGGTTGATCGCGACGATCTGCGCGACGGTGGCGCACAGCACTTTGCCGATTGTATCGCCGCTATTCGTGCCAAAAGTCCTGATATTAAAATCGAAACGCTGGTCCCGGATTTCCGCGGCCGGATGGATCGCGCACTGGAGATCCTGACCGCGACCCCACCCGACGTGTTCAACCATAATCTGGAAAACGTGCCGCGTATTTATCGCCAGGTGCGCCCTGGCGCCAACTACGAATGGTCATTGAAGCTGCTGGAGCGTTTTAAACAGGCGCACCCGAATATCCCAACCAAATCAGGTCTGATGGTCGGCCTGGGTGAAACCAATGCGGAGATCGTAGAAGTTATGCGCGATTTGCGTCGCCATGGTGTCACTATGCTGACGCTGGGCCAATACTTGCAGCCAAGCCGCCACCATCTGCCAGTGCAGCGCTATGTCAGCCCAGCTGAGTTTGATGAAATGAAAGAAGAAGCGATGGCGATGGGTTTCACTCATGCCGCCTGCGGCCCGTTTGTCCGCTCTTCCTACCATGCCGACCTGCAAGCAAAAGGTTTGGAAGTCAAATAGGCGCGCAGTAATCTCTTGTTACGCTTCAGCGTACAATATTCCCCAAAAACGGATGCCCTGAAAGCATCCGTTTTTTACGACGTGATGAAGAACAAAACTAAACGTCTTTCTTCTCCACACTTTGCTGTGCAGGCTGATTCTCGGCAGTGCTTTGCGCAGGGGGCGTTTCTTCACCTACGGCCTTTTTAAAGCCTTTCAGCGCTGCGCCTAAGTCTGCCCCCAGGGTACGCAGCTTGCTTGTGCCAAACAGCAATACGATCAATACCGCAATCACCAGAAGTTTGGTAATACTGATACCTTCCATATTCACCTTCTTTATTTATCATGGCTGCAAGACGCAGCGAGGGAACAAGCCTTGCTTATCGATCTTTACCTACTTTCTGCCATTTGAAAAACAGCAACATGTAACAGAGTGAGATCTGTACGAGATGTTCTATGCTTAGAGTATGGGGCATATTTCTCTATTTTGCGTTTCTTAGGTGCATGATACGTTTCATGATTAATAACAGGGAGGCGCTGGATGGTAATCGCTCCATCAACGGCTGATACTCGGCGCTCAGGTATCAGTTTCGCTAAACGTATTTACCTGCCGCGTATCGTCGGTCTGGGAATTGGTTTTTTTTGCGTGCTTGCTGCACTGATTCCTTTACACCCCCCGATGCCGGTATGGGGCCTGTTGATATTTAATGGTTTTATCTGGCCACATATCGCTTATCAGTGGTCCATCCGCTCTGAAAAACCTTTTGCAACCGAGACGCGTAATCTGCTGATAGATGCTTTGATGGGAGGCGTTTGGGCTGCCATGATGGGCTTCAACGCCTTGCCTACGGTAGTTATCCTCTCCATGATGGGGATGAACAATATCGCTTCGGGTGGGCATTCGTTGTTTTTCAAAGGGCTTATCGCGCAAATTATCGGCGCAACGCTGACCAGTGCACTGCTGGGTTTCCCCTTCCATCCGCAAACGACGTCGCAACAGGTGTACCTTTGTCTGCCCATGATCTTTATCTATCCGGTATTTCTTGGGTTCGTCACCTACCATACCGCCAAACACTTGGCAGAAAAAAAACAAGAACTGTTGTATATCAGTATGCGTGATGGCTTAACTGGCCTCTATAACCGCCGCCACTGGGAACACCTGCTGCACAATGAATTCGACAGTTGCCAGCGCTATGAACGTACCGCCACACTGATTCTGATGGATATTGATTGCTTTAAAACCATCAATGATACCTACGGCCATGCCGTGGGAGATGAAGCGCTGACCGTTCTTGCAGAAGAGCTGCTGCTGGGGCTGCGTGCGGTGGACATTGTTGGCCGCTATGGTGGTGATGAGTTTGGTGCCATATTGCCCAGTACCACTTCGGAGCAGGCTAGCCTGGCGTTGAAACGTATTCAGGAACGTTTGGATGACATTACTTTTCGCGAAGCTCCTGGGTTAACAGTGAAGATCAGCGCAGGAATTGCAGACTACCGGCCTTATATGAATAACTACCAAGCCTGGTTGAAAGCCACCGACGGCGCCCTGTATCAAGCGAAGAAGAATGGACGCAACCGCCAGGAACGGGCTCCGATCCTCGCCTGATGAAAAAGAATCTTTTAGTAATTCGCCAGCTATCGCCAATAAAATTACCAAGCTCCATTCAGGCACGCTTTGGCTACAAAACGGGAATCACCGGGTGTAAAATAAAACGACCAACGGAGATGACATTCCTCCATTAACCGCCCTTTCAGGCTGATGATGTCTACGTAACCTCTCAAAGAAGGTGCGTAGTGTGATGCCTAAATCTTTCTGAGCTTCCTTAATTTTTTGTGAAAAGGCTTTCGACCATGCTGAATTCTTTACTGGCAGTTTTTATTGGCGGTGGTTTAGGCAGCGTGTTGCGCTGGGCTATAAGTATAAAGCTGAACCCGCTGAATCAGCATATTCCGTTGGGCACGCTGACAGTGAATCTGGTGGGGGGATTTATTGTCGGTTTGGCCCTGGCGTTGTTTACACGCATGACACATCTGGACC
Proteins encoded in this region:
- the dacA gene encoding D-alanyl-D-alanine carboxypeptidase DacA, with protein sequence MKHVTPFRLVKSLMLGTVIAISTAPVAYADDVNIKTMIPGVPQIDAESYILIDYNSGKVLAESNADARRDPASLTKMMTSYVIGQALKSGKIGQDDLVTIGQDAWATGNPVFKGSSLMFLKPGDRVPVSKLTRGINLQSGNDACVAMADYVAGSQDAFVNLMNTYVKQFGLQNTHFQTVHGLDAEGQFSSARDMALIGQALIRDVPDEYAIYKEKEFTFNNIRQMNRNGLLWDTSLNVDGIKTGHTDAAGYNLVASATEGQMRLISAVLGGRTFKGRETESKKLLTWGFRFFETVAPLKAGKEFASEPVWFGDADRVELGVDKDVYLTIPRGRMKDLKASYVLNTPEIHAPLAKNQVVGSINFQLDGKTIDQRPLVVLNEVKEGGFFSRIVDYIKLMFHHWFG
- the ybeD gene encoding DUF493 family protein YbeD; the protein is MQKTKLNELLEFPCSFTYKVMGLAQPELVDQVVEVVQRHAPGDYNPQVKPSSKGNYHSVSITITATHIDQVETLYEELGNIEIVRMVL
- the lipB gene encoding lipoyl(octanoyl) transferase LipB, producing the protein MTRLQHNKIILRQLGLQPYEPVSQAMHNFTNHRTAITPDELWLVQHQPVFTQGQAGKAEHVLMPGDIPVVQSDRGGQVTYHGPGQQVLYVMVDLKRNNVGVRQLVTALEDTVINTLAHFKIASRARPDAPGVYVGEQKICSLGLRIRKGCSFHGLALNVAMDLTPFQQINPCGYAGMQMTQISALLPGISIEDVHPTLVQEFVHLLGYQTAELCHWNLHDYE
- the lipA gene encoding lipoyl synthase — translated: MSKPIQMERGVKYRDADKMALIPVKTVVSERQELLRKPEWMKIKLPADSTRIQGIKAAMRKNGLHSVCEEASCPNLSECFNHGTATFMILGAICTRRCPFCDVAHGRPVAPDANEPEKLAQTIADMALRYVVITSVDRDDLRDGGAQHFADCIAAIRAKSPDIKIETLVPDFRGRMDRALEILTATPPDVFNHNLENVPRIYRQVRPGANYEWSLKLLERFKQAHPNIPTKSGLMVGLGETNAEIVEVMRDLRRHGVTMLTLGQYLQPSRHHLPVQRYVSPAEFDEMKEEAMAMGFTHAACGPFVRSSYHADLQAKGLEVK
- the tatA gene encoding Sec-independent protein translocase subunit TatA produces the protein MEGISITKLLVIAVLIVLLFGTSKLRTLGADLGAALKGFKKAVGEETPPAQSTAENQPAQQSVEKKDV
- a CDS encoding diguanylate cyclase, which encodes MVIAPSTADTRRSGISFAKRIYLPRIVGLGIGFFCVLAALIPLHPPMPVWGLLIFNGFIWPHIAYQWSIRSEKPFATETRNLLIDALMGGVWAAMMGFNALPTVVILSMMGMNNIASGGHSLFFKGLIAQIIGATLTSALLGFPFHPQTTSQQVYLCLPMIFIYPVFLGFVTYHTAKHLAEKKQELLYISMRDGLTGLYNRRHWEHLLHNEFDSCQRYERTATLILMDIDCFKTINDTYGHAVGDEALTVLAEELLLGLRAVDIVGRYGGDEFGAILPSTTSEQASLALKRIQERLDDITFREAPGLTVKISAGIADYRPYMNNYQAWLKATDGALYQAKKNGRNRQERAPILA